A single Desulfovibrio sp. X2 DNA region contains:
- a CDS encoding nuclear transport factor 2 family protein, whose protein sequence is MKSTNEVARIFAERLTSRDLRGFAELFADEFDWYVPGEPVLPWAGRRRTRAEMEAFFQELWPLTVSDQMRLAVTQVLAQDKDAVVLGRFSHVAGKTDKRFTLDLAFHIQVEGGRITRLRLYEDTLGAAAELGLLDLPCPPSTRG, encoded by the coding sequence ATGAAGAGCACGAACGAAGTGGCCAGGATCTTTGCCGAGCGGCTGACCTCGCGTGACCTGCGGGGATTTGCGGAACTGTTCGCGGACGAGTTCGACTGGTACGTGCCGGGCGAGCCGGTGCTGCCCTGGGCGGGCAGGCGGCGGACCCGGGCGGAGATGGAGGCCTTTTTCCAGGAGTTGTGGCCCCTGACCGTTTCCGACCAGATGCGCCTGGCCGTGACCCAGGTGCTGGCCCAGGACAAGGATGCCGTGGTGCTCGGCCGCTTCAGCCACGTGGCGGGCAAGACGGACAAGCGCTTCACCCTGGACCTGGCCTTCCACATCCAGGTCGAGGGCGGCAGGATCACGCGCCTGCGCCTGTACGAGGACACCCTGGGCGCGGCCGCGGAGCTGGGGCTCCTGGACCTGCCGTGTCCGCCCTCGACCAGGGGCTGA
- a CDS encoding LexA family transcriptional regulator, with the protein MYDLTTGKIFGAALKHVLREQPRGTQARLAEAMNKESSYIADIKQGRGGGTEETRRYIASFLNVPYEEMLAIGRAILRGEESAPSFRMPEPSPPYGADGLTTVPFLEAVPAMGGESQRLSRQARSHLAFRTDWLRTKGNPERMVVVRADGDSMHPTIQDGSIVLCDESRTEFADGRIFLVELGDGIVIKRLRSGPDGPVIVSDNGNVETPVRPGEHFRIRARCVWTARELD; encoded by the coding sequence ATGTACGACCTCACCACGGGCAAGATCTTCGGCGCGGCGCTCAAGCACGTGCTGCGCGAGCAGCCGCGCGGCACCCAGGCCAGGCTCGCGGAGGCGATGAACAAGGAGTCCTCCTACATCGCCGACATCAAGCAGGGCCGGGGCGGCGGCACGGAGGAGACGCGGCGCTACATCGCCAGCTTCCTGAACGTGCCCTACGAGGAGATGCTGGCCATCGGCCGGGCCATCCTGCGCGGGGAGGAGAGCGCCCCCTCGTTCCGCATGCCGGAGCCCTCGCCCCCCTACGGGGCCGACGGGCTGACCACCGTGCCCTTCCTGGAGGCGGTGCCCGCCATGGGCGGCGAGAGCCAGCGCCTCTCGCGCCAGGCCCGCTCGCACCTCGCCTTCCGCACGGACTGGCTGCGCACCAAGGGCAACCCGGAGCGCATGGTCGTGGTCCGGGCGGACGGGGACTCCATGCACCCGACCATCCAGGACGGCTCCATCGTGCTCTGCGACGAGTCGCGCACCGAGTTCGCGGACGGCCGCATCTTCCTCGTCGAGCTCGGCGACGGCATCGTCATCAAGCGGCTGCGCTCGGGGCCGGACGGCCCGGTCATCGTCTCGGACAACGGCAACGTGGAGACGCCGGTGCGCCCGGGCGAGCATTTCCGCATCCGCGCCCGCTGCGTCTGGACCGCGCGCGAGCTGGACTGA